In the Carassius auratus strain Wakin unplaced genomic scaffold, ASM336829v1 scaf_tig00026283, whole genome shotgun sequence genome, one interval contains:
- the LOC113078662 gene encoding gastrula zinc finger protein XlCGF8.2DB-like, producing MAQEEESHTVDKPCTCQPCGISVTTKGSLKVHMQIHTREKPCPCQQCGKSFTRKRSLESHMRTHSGEKPFKCLQCGKSFTLKPTLYAHMRIHSEEKPYTCKLCGISLIRKRNLKFHMRIHTRENFYTCQECGKSYVQKGGLKVHMGTLSGDKPFTCQQCGISVTTKGSLKVHMQIHTREKPYPCQQCGTIVIQKASLESHMRTHTGEKPYTCLQCGQSFTYRRFQWQQHKRTLLRIRAFVDLT from the coding sequence ATGGCGCAGGAAGAAGAGAGTCACACTGTAGATAAGCCTTGCACTTGCCAACCGTGTGGAATAAGTGTCACTACAAAAGGAAGCCTTAAAGTCCACATGCAAATTCACACAAGAGAGAAACCTTGCCCCTGCCAACAGTGTGGTAAAAGTTTCACTCGAAAAAGAAGCCTAGAGAGCCACATGAGAACTCACAGTGGAGAGAAACCCTTTAAATGccttcagtgtggaaagagttttacacttAAGCCAACCCTTTATgcccacatgagaattcactctGAAGAGAAGCCTTACACCTGCAAACTGTGTGGAATAAGTTTAATCCGAAAAAGAaaccttaaatttcacatgagaattcacactagAGAGAACTTCTACACCTGCCAAGAATGTGGGAAAAGTTACGTTCAAAAAGGAGGCCTTAAAGTTCACATGGGAACTCTCTCTGGAGATaagcctttcacctgccaacagtgtggaataAGTGTCACTACAAAAGGAAGCCTTAAAGTCCACATGCAAATTCACACAAGAGAGAAACCTTACCCTTGCCAACAGTGTGGTACAATTGTCATTCAAAAAGCAAGCCTAGAGAGCCACATGAgaactcacactggagagaagccttacacctgCCTTCAGTGTGGACAGAGTTTtacatatagacggtttcaatggCAACAACACAAACGAACGTTACTGCGCATccgcgcttttgtggacctaacttaa